One Gemmatimonadota bacterium DNA window includes the following coding sequences:
- a CDS encoding ankyrin repeat domain-containing protein codes for MPELDPLPTKPWPYPVTLNDIAGEARELFEAHRTGAEAAQGKTARNQPNPDPPTLTLQDARDAVARSYGFPDWSRVERYFRTVEDFTRSPNVEPTPSKPCDGAGFADDFLRLACLTQGAQDHPSRWARARSMLDAHPELSRMSIYAAAAAGDLSALAAFLEASPGLAKTPGGPHGWEPLLYVAFSRLEPKTSEPAAVEVVRLLLAHDADPNAGYLWAGFPCPYTVLTGVFGEGENGPARCPPHRNCYDLAEILIAAGADPNDAQTLYNRMFSRDDVHLRFLFAHGLGKEGKRPWHRSLGEQSRGWVSSPADMLAYQLQWAARWNYPDRIRLLVENGADVNQPSHRPDARSPYGEAIYHGNEAIAEYLAARGARSIPLDDLDRFAGACISGDRDRARTLLTRDPLLVEKLGDRGNALMENAIGSDNGDAVRLMAELGFDLNACGMHEAARYGHLDMIKLLVELGVDASQRDGGHGIEAIGHASHYQQDHVVDYLAPFAGIHRAVKSDLLVRVRELLEHDPACARERDDAENTPLHGLDVDNRMEDTEEILRLLVTHGADVNARNNAGLTPLDRLERLAGLSRRDDLAELLRGYGGVESDVADAPKDRPGT; via the coding sequence ATGCCAGAATTGGATCCACTCCCTACAAAACCATGGCCGTACCCGGTCACCCTGAACGATATCGCCGGCGAAGCCCGCGAGTTGTTCGAGGCACACCGGACCGGGGCGGAAGCAGCACAGGGTAAGACGGCCCGGAACCAGCCCAACCCGGATCCGCCCACCCTCACCCTGCAGGACGCCCGCGACGCCGTGGCCCGAAGCTACGGGTTCCCGGACTGGAGCCGGGTCGAACGATACTTCCGCACGGTCGAAGACTTCACACGCAGCCCCAACGTGGAACCCACGCCGTCGAAACCGTGTGACGGCGCCGGATTCGCCGACGATTTCCTTCGTCTCGCCTGTCTGACCCAGGGCGCCCAGGACCACCCGTCGAGGTGGGCAAGGGCCCGGAGCATGCTGGACGCCCATCCGGAACTTTCCCGGATGAGTATCTACGCCGCCGCCGCGGCCGGTGACCTTTCCGCCTTAGCCGCTTTTCTGGAAGCAAGCCCCGGACTTGCGAAGACTCCGGGCGGCCCCCATGGCTGGGAACCGCTGCTCTACGTGGCGTTTTCCCGTCTGGAACCGAAGACATCGGAACCTGCGGCCGTCGAAGTAGTCCGGTTGCTGCTCGCCCACGACGCCGACCCGAACGCGGGCTATCTTTGGGCCGGTTTCCCCTGTCCTTACACCGTCCTGACCGGTGTATTCGGCGAGGGGGAAAACGGTCCGGCAAGGTGCCCGCCACACCGGAACTGCTACGACCTGGCGGAGATCCTGATCGCGGCCGGCGCCGATCCTAACGACGCTCAGACGCTCTACAACCGGATGTTCAGCCGTGACGACGTGCACCTGAGGTTCCTGTTCGCCCACGGACTGGGAAAGGAAGGGAAACGGCCCTGGCACCGGTCACTGGGCGAGCAATCTAGGGGCTGGGTGAGCAGTCCGGCTGACATGCTGGCCTATCAACTGCAGTGGGCCGCCCGGTGGAACTATCCGGACCGGATACGCCTGCTGGTGGAGAACGGGGCAGACGTTAACCAGCCTTCTCACCGTCCTGATGCGCGATCCCCTTACGGCGAAGCCATCTATCACGGGAATGAGGCCATCGCCGAGTATCTGGCAGCCCGCGGCGCGAGGTCGATCCCGCTGGACGACCTGGACCGGTTCGCGGGTGCATGCATCAGCGGAGACCGGGACCGGGCACGCACGTTGCTGACCCGCGATCCATTGCTTGTCGAAAAACTCGGAGATCGCGGTAACGCGCTCATGGAGAACGCCATTGGATCGGACAACGGGGACGCGGTCCGGCTGATGGCCGAACTGGGGTTCGACTTGAATGCCTGCGGAATGCACGAAGCAGCCCGGTACGGCCACCTGGACATGATCAAGCTGCTGGTCGAACTGGGGGTCGATGCGTCACAACGGGACGGGGGACACGGCATCGAGGCAATCGGCCATGCCAGCCACTACCAGCAGGACCACGTGGTCGACTATCTGGCACCGTTTGCCGGGATACACCGGGCCGTAAAATCGGATCTGCTGGTCCGCGTTCGGGAGCTACTGGAGCATGACCCCGCCTGCGCCCGCGAACGGGACGACGCGGAGAACACGCCGCTGCACGGTCTCGACGTGGATAACCGGATGGAGGATACAGAGGAGATACTCCGGCTGCTCGTAACGCACGGAGCCGATGTCAATGCCAGAAACAACGCGGGCCTGACACCGCTCGACAGGCTGG
- a CDS encoding aminotransferase class V-fold PLP-dependent enzyme, whose product MGVYEELGIRPFINAADHYTRYGGSIMWPCAVEAMVEASRQYVNLFEMQTRVGEAIAELTGNEAAYVSCGAAGGIALAVAACMAGTDPERIVQLPDTTGMKNEVIVHRCARFYEDIAIQVPGATIVEMGDERGATVPQLAACINERTAAVLTLSPWGRMLPIDRIVHIAHGHGVPVLVDAAFSIPPKANFRYFTRELGVDAIIASGGKAIRGPQTTGLVIGRKSIVEACAAHGNPNRAIGRTMKVGKEELAGIYAAVKYIMERDEDAVRREVNRMGLDIRKGLSPSSLVKSVKRSGDVVSVDIDLARAGWSDQEFERLLLAGEPSIVTWCRNGSFRVKLGTLQPGEVDRVIRRLRELLCD is encoded by the coding sequence ATGGGAGTTTACGAGGAACTGGGCATCCGGCCGTTCATCAACGCCGCGGACCACTACACGCGGTACGGCGGGTCGATCATGTGGCCTTGCGCGGTAGAAGCCATGGTCGAAGCGTCCCGCCAGTACGTCAACCTGTTCGAGATGCAGACCCGGGTCGGCGAGGCCATCGCCGAGTTGACGGGGAACGAAGCCGCCTACGTGAGCTGCGGCGCCGCGGGCGGGATCGCGCTGGCGGTCGCGGCCTGCATGGCCGGCACGGATCCGGAAAGGATCGTACAACTGCCCGATACGACGGGCATGAAGAACGAGGTGATCGTGCACCGGTGCGCGCGGTTTTACGAGGATATTGCCATCCAGGTTCCCGGGGCGACGATCGTGGAAATGGGCGACGAGCGCGGCGCCACGGTACCACAGCTCGCCGCGTGCATCAACGAGCGTACGGCCGCGGTGTTGACCCTGTCTCCGTGGGGCCGCATGCTGCCCATCGACCGGATTGTCCACATCGCCCACGGACACGGCGTACCGGTACTCGTGGACGCGGCGTTCAGTATCCCGCCCAAGGCCAATTTCCGATACTTCACCCGCGAACTGGGAGTCGATGCCATCATCGCCAGCGGCGGCAAGGCGATCCGCGGCCCCCAGACCACCGGGCTCGTCATCGGCAGGAAGTCCATCGTGGAAGCATGCGCCGCCCACGGCAATCCTAATCGGGCCATCGGCCGCACGATGAAGGTCGGCAAGGAAGAACTGGCCGGTATCTACGCGGCGGTAAAGTACATCATGGAAAGAGATGAGGACGCGGTCCGCAGGGAAGTCAACCGTATGGGGCTGGATATCCGAAAGGGGTTGTCCCCGTCCTCCCTGGTGAAGTCGGTCAAGCGGAGCGGCGACGTGGTCTCGGTTGACATCGACCTCGCCCGGGCCGGGTGGTCGGACCAGGAATTTGAGCGGCTGTTGCTCGCCGGCGAACCTTCGATCGTGACCTGGTGCAGGAACGGAAGCTTCCGGGTGAAACTGGGTACGCTGCAGCCGGGCGAGGTGGACCGGGTGATCCGACGGCTGCGGGAACTGCTATGCGACTGA
- the sfsA gene encoding DNA/RNA nuclease SfsA, protein MSPEPSFYSPITSLSLVEGTYLSRPNRFSVTCLVDGMEEYVFMPNPGRMRELLLPGVMLILADHGPQANRKTRYTVMAVRYRERIVFLHTHLNNLAARNLVEGRAVPGLRYFAVAGSEMTVGPHRFDLLLRDTAADLYLEVKSCTLSANGIAMFPDAVTERGRRHLLALAQMHAEGKRGALLFLIHHGNARAFLPDYHTDFAFAKAFCDVKDRLPVLAVALEWTPDLRFRVSNPRVIIPWDTIRTECVDCGHLVCVARGGTGYRITLTRYSDELSRKLVMRMRTRTRTRAGRADRPGRPGRAGAVYPVRSSIDASESMAGMLSGLYGNPSEDADGWTFRCATDPVPTPEFQEALLDFRMPRRLRPGSH, encoded by the coding sequence ATGTCACCTGAACCTTCGTTCTATTCGCCCATTACTTCCCTCTCCCTCGTCGAGGGGACGTATCTGTCGCGGCCCAACCGATTCAGCGTAACGTGCCTGGTCGACGGCATGGAGGAGTACGTCTTCATGCCGAATCCCGGCAGGATGAGGGAACTGCTTCTGCCAGGGGTAATGCTGATCCTCGCTGATCACGGCCCGCAGGCAAACCGAAAGACTCGGTATACGGTGATGGCCGTGCGCTACCGGGAGCGCATCGTGTTCCTCCACACCCATCTGAACAACCTCGCGGCGCGCAACCTGGTCGAAGGCAGGGCGGTCCCCGGACTGAGGTACTTCGCGGTCGCGGGATCGGAGATGACCGTTGGCCCCCACCGGTTCGACCTTCTCTTGCGGGACACCGCGGCGGACCTGTACCTGGAAGTGAAATCCTGCACCCTGTCCGCGAACGGGATCGCCATGTTTCCCGACGCGGTCACGGAACGGGGGCGCAGGCATCTGCTGGCCCTGGCACAGATGCACGCGGAGGGAAAGCGGGGCGCCCTGCTGTTCCTGATTCACCACGGAAACGCCAGGGCTTTTCTGCCGGATTATCACACGGATTTCGCATTTGCCAAGGCATTCTGCGACGTGAAGGACCGACTGCCCGTCCTGGCCGTTGCCCTGGAGTGGACACCGGACCTGCGATTCCGAGTCTCGAATCCGAGGGTAATCATTCCGTGGGACACCATCCGCACAGAATGTGTGGACTGCGGCCACCTGGTCTGCGTCGCGCGTGGTGGGACGGGATACCGGATTACACTGACACGCTATTCGGACGAACTCTCGCGAAAGTTAGTAATGCGGATGCGAACGCGCACACGCACTCGTGCGGGTCGCGCGGACCGCCCAGGCCGCCCAGGCCGTGCAGGTGCTGTATACCCCGTCCGGTCCTCCATCGACGCTTCGGAGAGTATGGCGGGCATGCTTTCAGGGCTTTATGGTAACCCGTCAGAAGACGCCGACGGCTGGACGTTCAGGTGTGCAACCGACCCGGTACCAACGCCCGAGTTTCAAGAGGCGCTCCTGGACTTCCGCATGCCGCGCCGGCTGCGACCGGGTTCGCACTGA
- a CDS encoding DNA polymerase IV, whose translation MYSTRSIHSLPRLLTSTVYRPRTILHADMDAFFAAVEQRDRPELRGKPVIVGGDGPRSVVSTCSYEAREFGVHSAMPGTTARKLCPQGIFLPVRSEAYGAVSRQVQEIFHRYTPLVEPLSLDEAFLDVTGSSQLFGDGEAIARSIKADVLKETRLTISVGVSPCKFVAKVASDLDKPDGLVIVPPDRVLDFLAPLPVSCLWGAGRDMQERMVRLGLRTIGDVQRRSSEELQRLLGSAAGAHFAQISRGQDDRPVVTGHPAKSVGHENTFGTDLADREECHGVLVDQSDKVGRRLRKAGRLGRTVRVKVRFGDFKTLTRQAAVAPTDNDFVIGKAAVELFDGVWDGKTGIRLLGVAVGNLVRPEEPVQTDLFTEGDRQSDRLVRALDTIRDRYGRRAIRHGASTMKA comes from the coding sequence ATGTATAGTACTCGGTCAATACATTCACTTCCACGCCTGCTTACATCTACAGTGTATCGCCCACGCACCATTCTGCACGCGGATATGGATGCCTTCTTCGCGGCCGTCGAGCAGCGGGACCGTCCCGAACTGCGCGGCAAACCGGTCATCGTCGGAGGCGACGGGCCGCGGTCCGTCGTTTCCACCTGTTCCTACGAGGCGCGCGAATTCGGCGTACACTCCGCCATGCCGGGCACGACGGCCAGGAAGCTGTGTCCACAAGGGATCTTCCTGCCCGTCAGATCGGAGGCCTACGGAGCGGTTTCACGGCAGGTCCAGGAGATCTTCCACCGGTATACGCCCCTCGTCGAGCCGTTGTCGCTTGACGAGGCATTCCTGGACGTCACCGGTTCGTCGCAGCTGTTCGGAGACGGCGAAGCGATCGCCCGGTCGATCAAGGCGGACGTGCTGAAGGAAACGCGCCTTACCATATCCGTCGGCGTGTCGCCGTGCAAATTCGTGGCCAAAGTGGCTTCCGACCTGGACAAGCCCGATGGCCTGGTGATCGTCCCGCCGGACCGCGTACTGGATTTTCTGGCGCCTCTGCCCGTTTCCTGCCTATGGGGCGCGGGCAGGGACATGCAGGAACGCATGGTCCGTCTCGGACTCCGGACGATCGGGGACGTGCAGCGGCGATCATCGGAGGAACTGCAACGGCTGCTCGGCAGCGCCGCCGGCGCACATTTCGCGCAGATCTCCCGGGGGCAGGACGACCGGCCCGTAGTGACCGGGCATCCCGCGAAGTCGGTCGGCCACGAAAACACGTTCGGCACGGACCTGGCGGACCGGGAGGAATGTCACGGCGTGCTGGTGGACCAGAGCGACAAGGTGGGACGTCGGCTGCGGAAAGCGGGGCGACTGGGCAGGACGGTCCGGGTCAAGGTCCGGTTCGGGGATTTCAAGACCCTCACCCGGCAGGCGGCCGTGGCGCCGACAGACAACGACTTCGTCATCGGCAAGGCGGCCGTGGAACTGTTCGACGGTGTTTGGGACGGCAAGACGGGCATTCGGCTGCTCGGCGTGGCCGTCGGCAACCTGGTTAGACCGGAGGAGCCCGTGCAAACCGATCTCTTCACGGAAGGCGACCGGCAGTCGGATCGTCTCGTGCGCGCGCTCGACACCATACGGGACCGCTACGGCCGCCGCGCCATACGACACGGCGCATCCACAATGAAAGCCTGA
- a CDS encoding DUF1761 domain-containing protein, with translation MAEPPRTLPAVPKVKDWKERSYHNKPMLNQGGVMLELTGLNWLAILVATVAGFALGGIWYGPIFGEAWLAALGKTADQIQPSATPFVISFFTSLVTAIVLAMFISALNISTLGGGISIGLLVGIGFIATAMASDSAFGDTGLKLWLIQSGYRVLYSVLMGAILAVWR, from the coding sequence ATGGCGGAACCACCTCGGACCCTACCGGCAGTACCGAAGGTGAAGGACTGGAAGGAACGGTCGTACCACAATAAACCCATGCTGAACCAAGGAGGCGTCATGCTTGAGTTAACCGGACTGAACTGGCTGGCCATTCTCGTGGCAACGGTTGCTGGATTCGCACTGGGCGGGATCTGGTACGGCCCGATTTTTGGCGAGGCATGGTTGGCCGCGCTGGGCAAGACGGCAGACCAGATTCAACCATCCGCCACACCGTTCGTCATCAGTTTCTTCACCTCCCTGGTCACGGCGATCGTACTCGCGATGTTCATCAGCGCCTTGAACATATCGACGCTGGGCGGAGGTATATCGATCGGGCTTCTCGTGGGCATCGGTTTCATCGCCACTGCGATGGCTTCGGACAGCGCCTTCGGCGACACCGGGCTGAAACTGTGGTTGATCCAGTCCGGATACCGTGTGCTCTACAGCGTGTTGATGGGCGCGATTCTCGCCGTGTGGCGTTAG
- the pdxH gene encoding pyridoxamine 5'-phosphate oxidase has translation MDPDALRREYVFGSLEEQDLNADPFKQFDIWFGNAVDAGIDLADVMTVATASQAGVPSARIVVLRGVDERGFVFYTDYRSAKSRDLDENPRAALVFYWRELGRQVRITGAVQRVAEEESTRYFRSRPLESRLAALASSQSEIISDRKVLEDRYEALKAEHPSGDVPCPDNWGGFRVSPDEFEYWQGRELRLHDRIRYRRGADGNWVIERLSP, from the coding sequence ATGGACCCGGACGCACTCCGCAGGGAATACGTATTTGGCAGTCTGGAAGAACAGGATCTGAACGCAGACCCGTTCAAGCAGTTCGACATCTGGTTCGGGAACGCGGTCGACGCGGGGATCGACCTGGCGGACGTGATGACGGTCGCCACGGCTTCGCAGGCCGGCGTGCCATCGGCCAGGATCGTCGTATTGCGGGGAGTCGACGAGCGGGGGTTCGTGTTTTACACGGACTACCGTAGCGCGAAGAGCCGGGACCTGGATGAGAATCCCAGGGCCGCGCTGGTGTTCTACTGGCGCGAGCTCGGACGCCAGGTCCGGATTACGGGCGCGGTTCAACGGGTAGCTGAAGAAGAATCCACCCGTTACTTCCGGTCCAGACCCCTGGAAAGCCGCCTGGCGGCCCTGGCCTCGAGCCAGAGCGAGATCATATCCGATCGGAAGGTGCTGGAAGACCGCTACGAAGCGCTTAAGGCGGAACACCCCTCAGGTGACGTCCCCTGTCCCGACAATTGGGGCGGGTTCCGCGTTTCTCCAGATGAGTTCGAATACTGGCAGGGCAGGGAACTCCGCCTGCACGACCGCATTCGGTACCGGCGCGGCGCAGACGGCAATTGGGTGATCGAACGGCTATCGCCCTAA
- a CDS encoding Gfo/Idh/MocA family oxidoreductase, with protein MTKNQAMTQKENAIRFGVVGCGGAGHAAIRSACASTLLDVVAISDLIEERLNRVGREDGIPRLYGPYQDLLADKDVEAVLLAVNPPARYPMVLDAIAAGKHVLVQKPHATRADHILTFKEAAERAGVTMQFCFFMRHAPVNRRTRVALSRGRIGEPYHARIFLKYNHRAPLDSPEAWTHVFGQKGGALGQHASHELDLAWWWMGCPDPQWAFAAKHVVEALYDGPEGPAEDYFSGIAGFEGGKTIQIDCSRWVHCDTPTVVEVYGSEGAYSHGQLWQMEDGVFTSREIDDESDVPHSDPPKDGLPFFHEVEHFARAVAGRVKPDVNANDAYRYMQLLDAMYDSAKTGEKVHIG; from the coding sequence ATGACTAAAAATCAAGCAATGACACAGAAGGAAAATGCGATTCGGTTCGGCGTAGTTGGCTGCGGAGGGGCCGGCCATGCCGCCATCCGTTCGGCCTGTGCCAGCACGCTGCTCGACGTCGTCGCGATCAGCGACCTGATCGAGGAGCGACTGAACCGGGTGGGCCGTGAGGATGGCATCCCGCGTCTGTACGGACCTTACCAGGACCTGCTGGCCGACAAGGACGTGGAAGCCGTCCTCCTGGCGGTGAATCCGCCCGCCCGCTATCCCATGGTCCTCGACGCGATCGCCGCGGGCAAGCACGTGCTGGTACAGAAACCGCACGCCACCCGCGCCGACCACATCCTGACATTCAAGGAAGCGGCCGAGCGCGCCGGCGTAACGATGCAGTTCTGCTTCTTCATGCGTCATGCCCCGGTGAACCGCAGGACGCGGGTCGCGTTAAGCCGGGGGCGCATCGGCGAGCCGTACCACGCCCGCATCTTTCTGAAATACAACCACAGGGCGCCGTTGGACAGTCCCGAGGCCTGGACCCACGTCTTCGGCCAGAAGGGCGGCGCATTGGGCCAGCACGCGTCCCACGAGCTGGACCTGGCCTGGTGGTGGATGGGCTGTCCGGATCCCCAGTGGGCCTTTGCCGCCAAGCACGTCGTCGAGGCACTGTATGACGGACCGGAAGGACCGGCCGAAGACTATTTCTCGGGGATAGCCGGCTTCGAAGGAGGCAAGACGATCCAGATCGACTGCTCCCGCTGGGTGCACTGCGATACGCCCACCGTGGTGGAGGTCTACGGTAGCGAGGGCGCCTATTCCCACGGTCAACTTTGGCAGATGGAGGACGGCGTTTTCACCTCCCGGGAGATCGACGACGAATCCGACGTGCCCCATTCCGATCCGCCGAAAGACGGCCTGCCCTTCTTCCATGAAGTCGAACACTTCGCCCGGGCGGTCGCCGGCCGCGTAAAGCCCGATGTGAATGCGAATGACGCCTACCGGTACATGCAACTGCTCGACGCGATGTACGACAGCGCGAAGACCGGCGAAAAAGTGCACATCGGCTGA
- a CDS encoding ZIP family metal transporter yields the protein MSLLTFKLLSAAAILAIAVIGGLIPLYAARHENSRRFFSLGNAFAGGLFLGVGFIHLLPEGIEKLEGVTDYPLAVLLAAIGLVALLLIDRVVYGEHHDTGHTEDGEQHCIYPYVLLVLLSVHSVIAGISLGIESHFTGLAIILLGILCHKGSAAFALMISVLRAGIEQRRHRPILAVFVSMTPLGILIGMGAGMTLHENETVTTVIEGSFNALAAGTFIYVAIIDIIDAELSRRNVRVAKFVMSVLAGEDDQPMPTRDHDRVFKFALVILGIGLMALLVEWAHAH from the coding sequence ATGTCCCTATTGACATTCAAGCTACTTTCCGCGGCCGCGATACTGGCCATCGCGGTGATCGGCGGGCTGATCCCCCTATACGCCGCCAGACACGAAAACAGCCGGCGGTTTTTTTCGCTGGGAAACGCTTTCGCGGGCGGACTGTTTCTGGGCGTCGGGTTTATCCACCTGCTGCCGGAGGGTATAGAAAAGCTCGAGGGGGTCACGGATTATCCCCTGGCCGTGCTGCTGGCCGCGATCGGCCTGGTGGCACTGCTGCTCATTGATCGTGTCGTTTACGGAGAGCATCACGACACCGGGCATACCGAAGACGGAGAGCAACACTGTATCTACCCGTACGTACTGCTGGTGCTGCTGTCGGTCCATTCCGTCATTGCGGGCATATCCCTCGGTATCGAATCCCACTTTACGGGGCTGGCCATCATATTGCTCGGGATCCTCTGTCACAAGGGATCAGCCGCCTTCGCACTGATGATCAGCGTCCTTCGGGCCGGCATCGAACAGCGCCGCCATCGGCCCATCCTGGCGGTTTTCGTATCGATGACACCATTGGGCATTCTGATCGGAATGGGGGCCGGCATGACCCTGCATGAAAACGAGACCGTCACGACCGTGATCGAGGGAAGTTTTAACGCCCTTGCGGCGGGAACGTTCATTTACGTGGCGATCATCGACATCATCGACGCGGAACTTTCGAGGCGCAATGTACGCGTGGCGAAATTCGTCATGAGCGTGCTCGCCGGCGAAGACGACCAGCCCATGCCCACCCGGGACCACGACCGCGTGTTTAAATTCGCCCTGGTCATCCTGGGTATCGGACTGATGGCGCTGCTGGTGGAATGGGCGCACGCCCACTGA
- a CDS encoding SDR family oxidoreductase, with product MAYDFTGKTALVTGACKGIGRFTTIAMLEAGASVTAADLTPCARSLELFRTRSEKVHFIRTDVTDAAQVRAAVRQTRKRFGRLDFAVNNAGVYRYEALTHKWREDRWDDMIDVNLKGVWLSMKYEIPAMLDQGGGAIVNVSSVAGLVGIGGMSGYAASKHGVIGLTKSAALEYAREGIRINAVCPGSLARPSLRFPRVFTEVKEDDGRHPMGRWCKGEEVADAILWLCSDRSSFTTGYALAVDGGWAAR from the coding sequence ATGGCCTACGACTTCACCGGCAAAACTGCCCTGGTAACCGGTGCGTGCAAAGGAATCGGACGATTCACGACGATAGCGATGCTGGAGGCCGGCGCTTCGGTGACCGCGGCGGACCTGACCCCCTGCGCACGCAGCCTGGAGCTATTCCGGACACGCAGCGAGAAGGTGCACTTCATTCGCACCGATGTAACCGACGCCGCCCAGGTCCGGGCAGCGGTACGGCAGACCCGAAAACGCTTCGGACGCCTGGATTTCGCGGTAAACAACGCGGGCGTCTACAGGTACGAGGCACTGACGCACAAGTGGAGAGAAGACCGGTGGGATGACATGATAGACGTCAACCTAAAGGGCGTCTGGCTCTCCATGAAATACGAGATTCCCGCCATGCTCGATCAGGGTGGCGGGGCCATCGTGAACGTCTCGTCTGTCGCCGGCCTTGTGGGCATAGGCGGCATGTCCGGCTACGCCGCCAGCAAGCACGGCGTGATCGGCCTGACGAAATCTGCGGCGCTGGAATACGCCCGGGAAGGCATCCGGATCAATGCGGTATGCCCCGGCAGCCTGGCCCGACCGTCCCTTCGCTTTCCCCGCGTCTTCACCGAGGTCAAAGAGGACGACGGACGTCACCCCATGGGACGTTGGTGCAAGGGCGAGGAAGTGGCGGACGCGATTCTCTGGCTTTGTTCGGACCGGTCCTCCTTCACGACGGGCTACGCGCTGGCCGTAGACGGCGGATGGGCGGCGCGATGA
- a CDS encoding nucleotidyltransferase domain-containing protein: METTPSTVERKFESALASFVSKAREDRHILAAILFGSLSADRVWEKSDIDLIVVTRDDKNLFRRESRDDDEVSEGAALLENDVYIHVFMQPRSAFRKMIEGGLQSSFMHSALARSRLLFTHDETIRELYDGIQALHSRDRQVQLMHAASHVIPTLYKAEKWFHVRRDLHYAFLYIMLCANSLAKIEVFMHGQLAGREVIQQALELNPEFFNKVYTDLIDQPKTEAVVGEALGLIDAYLEERLPDLFQPILDYLAEEGSARSVTEIETWFDNQMNLRGVTTVCEWLSDKDVISRVSSPLRLTLKSNVEYEELGFYYYRG; encoded by the coding sequence ATGGAAACCACACCCTCGACGGTTGAACGGAAATTCGAGTCGGCCCTCGCGTCTTTCGTAAGCAAGGCGCGGGAAGACCGGCACATCCTGGCGGCGATTCTCTTCGGCAGCCTCTCCGCCGACCGGGTGTGGGAGAAATCCGATATCGACCTGATCGTCGTCACTCGAGACGACAAGAACCTGTTCCGCCGGGAGAGCAGGGATGACGACGAGGTGTCCGAAGGCGCCGCGCTCCTGGAGAACGACGTGTATATCCACGTGTTCATGCAGCCGCGCTCGGCGTTCAGGAAGATGATCGAAGGCGGACTGCAGAGCTCGTTCATGCACTCGGCCCTGGCCCGCAGCCGCCTTCTCTTTACCCACGACGAGACGATCCGAGAACTGTACGACGGCATTCAGGCGTTGCATTCGAGAGACCGCCAGGTCCAGCTCATGCACGCGGCATCGCACGTGATACCCACCCTGTACAAGGCGGAGAAGTGGTTTCACGTCCGGCGCGATCTGCACTACGCGTTTCTCTACATCATGTTGTGCGCGAACAGCCTCGCGAAGATCGAGGTGTTCATGCACGGCCAGCTTGCCGGACGCGAAGTCATCCAGCAGGCGCTGGAACTCAATCCGGAGTTTTTCAACAAGGTGTATACGGACCTGATCGACCAGCCGAAGACCGAGGCAGTGGTGGGTGAAGCGCTCGGCCTGATCGATGCCTATCTCGAGGAACGCCTGCCGGACCTGTTCCAGCCCATTCTCGATTACCTCGCAGAGGAAGGCTCGGCCAGGTCGGTCACGGAGATCGAGACCTGGTTCGACAACCAGATGAATCTCAGGGGTGTTACCACCGTGTGTGAATGGCTCTCGGACAAGGACGTCATTTCCCGGGTATCCAGCCCGCTGCGGCTCACGTTGAAGAGCAACGTGGAGTACGAGGAACTCGGGTTCTACTACTATCGCGGGTGA